The DNA segment TAGATACAAAAACATCCATAGAAATTATGGGTTTGCTGGAAGAGATCCACAGCAAAGGAAATACAATTATCCTGGTGACCCACGAAGAGGACATTGCACAACATGCACACCGCATTGTACGGATGCGTGATGGGCTGATCGAAAAAGATTACCTGAATACTGACATCAAAACGGTATCGCCACGTCTAACCAAACTGGAAGCCAAAGGCGATGATTTTGAAAAAATAAGCTAATATTCTTTCCTGAAATCATCATAAGCTTACCGCTTACAAAAAGTAATGAATAGGCGTATGATAGCTTCATAATCGCTAAAAAACAGTTGTATTCCAATGAAAATATATACCAAGACAGGCGATAAGGGTTTAACCTCACTGATTGGAGGGACCAGGGTGCCGAAATACCATTTGCGCATAGAATGTTATGGAACAGTAGATGAACTCAACTCTTATATCGGATTGATCATGTGCCAGGATATTGACGCTCATCATCAGAAAATACTGAAAGAAATCCAGGACAGACTGTTTACTGTAGGCGCTTCGCTGGCTGCAGATCCTGAAAAATCAAGAATGAAAATCCCTGATTTACATGAAAGCGACATTAATTTGTTGGAGCAGGAGATGGATCAAATGAATGAGGCGCTGCCAGAATTGAAACATTTTGTATTGCCGGGTGGAACAACGGTAGTTTCTTTTTGCCATGTGGCACGCTGTATTTGTCGCCGTGCAGAGCGTTTAACGGTACATTTAGCCTCAGAAAGCTTTGTTGACGAAAAAATGACGATTTATTTAAACCGTTTAAGCGATTATTTATTTGTTTTGGCACGAAAACTGAATTTAGATGCAAAAACAGATGAAAACATCTGGATTCCGCGTCTATAAAAACGTTGAAAAAAAGTTTGTTTTGCTCATGTTTTTTAATATACTTTTGCGAAACGAATTAGAATAACTTAATAGTATAAGAAATATGTATTGGACATTAGAACTCGCATCGCATTTGGAAGACGCTCCATGGCCTGCAACAAAAGACGAATTAATTGATTACGGTATAAGATCAGGCGCACCTGTAGAGGTGATTGAAAATTTACAAGCTTTGGAAGATGATGGGGAACCATATGAAACCATCGAAGAAATTTGGCCTGATTATCCTACTAAAGACGACTTCTTCTTCAACGAAGACGAATATTAATCTTTAGTACTTCTTAGTAGTGTTTTTAGAGGCTCCGTGTTACGGGGCCTTTCTTTTTTATCATTTTTTCCTGTACATCTTTTGTGCAATTTTTTTAAAATGAACTTTTTGGAACGAACATTGTTTATGTATTGTCATGAGATTGTTTGACAATTCTCTTCAACTATCTAAAAAAACACATACTTAAAATTAAACGTTATGGGAAATTTACTTTATTTGGTAGCAGTAGTATTCGTTATACTATGGGTCATTGGTTTCTTCTTCGGAGGCTTCGGACCGAACGTAGGAAATTTAATTCACATCCTTCTTGTGATTGCCATCATTGCAATCCTGTTGAAAGTCATCAACAGAGCCGCGTAATCATCAGATTATATAAAAAAGAAAGGTTCCTGAATTACTCAGGAACCTTTCTTTTTTAAAATGGA comes from the Pedobacter sp. FW305-3-2-15-E-R2A2 genome and includes:
- a CDS encoding DUF2795 domain-containing protein, with the protein product MYWTLELASHLEDAPWPATKDELIDYGIRSGAPVEVIENLQALEDDGEPYETIEEIWPDYPTKDDFFFNEDEY
- a CDS encoding cob(I)yrinic acid a,c-diamide adenosyltransferase; protein product: MKIYTKTGDKGLTSLIGGTRVPKYHLRIECYGTVDELNSYIGLIMCQDIDAHHQKILKEIQDRLFTVGASLAADPEKSRMKIPDLHESDINLLEQEMDQMNEALPELKHFVLPGGTTVVSFCHVARCICRRAERLTVHLASESFVDEKMTIYLNRLSDYLFVLARKLNLDAKTDENIWIPRL
- a CDS encoding lmo0937 family membrane protein, translating into MGNLLYLVAVVFVILWVIGFFFGGFGPNVGNLIHILLVIAIIAILLKVINRAA